Proteins encoded within one genomic window of Streptomyces taklimakanensis:
- a CDS encoding sucrase ferredoxin, which yields MNSCSTTSYALAEPLLATASTARTWLLVEQAGPWGAKALTESRLDPALGTALQRAAKGTGVRVALIRRPGRRPDGHRATGTDRERRRVYLAHTLPNRSWVRAGLLDGLDELWDLDAAAMAALGAGDHGGLWEPYDGAPLVLVCTNGKRDRCCALLGRPLAAELHASGAGEVWEVSHLGGHRFAPTLLVLPHGHVYGRLSGHAAKAVLEEARRGRVVVEGCRGRSAWERPGQAAELAVRELTGETDADALTVADTGGTAPVWAVDVTHRDGRAWRVTVAENSDVPPVAAGCGVEPVAQPRMTVTAVVPL from the coding sequence GGCCACGGCCTCGACGGCACGCACCTGGCTGCTGGTCGAGCAGGCCGGCCCGTGGGGGGCGAAGGCTCTGACCGAGAGCCGGCTCGATCCCGCGCTCGGCACCGCGCTGCAGCGGGCCGCCAAGGGCACCGGAGTGCGCGTGGCGCTGATCCGGCGCCCCGGCCGTCGCCCCGACGGGCACCGGGCCACCGGGACCGACCGGGAGCGCCGTCGGGTCTACCTCGCCCACACTCTCCCGAACCGCTCCTGGGTGCGCGCCGGTCTCCTCGACGGCCTCGACGAGCTGTGGGACCTCGACGCGGCCGCCATGGCCGCCCTCGGCGCGGGAGACCACGGCGGTCTGTGGGAGCCGTACGACGGCGCCCCGCTGGTCCTGGTGTGCACCAACGGCAAACGTGACCGCTGCTGCGCCCTGCTCGGTCGTCCGCTCGCCGCCGAACTCCACGCCTCCGGCGCCGGTGAGGTGTGGGAGGTCAGCCACCTCGGCGGCCACCGTTTCGCCCCCACGCTGCTGGTCCTGCCCCACGGCCATGTGTACGGCAGGCTGAGCGGCCACGCCGCCAAGGCCGTGCTGGAGGAGGCGCGTCGGGGACGGGTGGTCGTGGAAGGCTGCCGCGGCCGGTCGGCCTGGGAGCGCCCCGGCCAGGCCGCCGAGCTGGCCGTCCGCGAGCTGACGGGCGAAACGGACGCCGACGCCCTGACGGTCGCGGACACCGGTGGCACCGCTCCGGTGTGGGCCGTCGACGTCACGCACCGCGACGGCCGTGCCTGGCGCGTGACGGTCGCCGAGAACTCCGACGTGCCGCCCGTGGCCGCCGGCTGCGGTGTCGAGCCCGTCGCCCAACCCCGGATGACGGTCACGGCGGTCGTCCCGCTCTGA
- a CDS encoding sodium:solute symporter family transporter, producing the protein MTVVPPLPALLLLCASAVAVLVLARRTGVGRHGTLEEYQTGGRLLSPAENGLAAAGEHPSAAVLLPLAGAAALGGPAGPLCAAALLSAWPLVLLLVAEAVRNCGRFTLADVVVLRFGQRSVRTAAGVVSVAVSVLCVAAQTAGAIALVGLLTVGAEPEGPVLCVAAGAGALVVLRGVYGGMRTTTRILTAVTVPLLVGVCALAVFAPPWTGTGPDASVGSAAVAAAGSGDGDVLSLFPGHDGGGAGKADLVALGLALVLGAAGLPHVLARLTAVPTARAARRSAVWSAGTVGLLCPAAVVLGLGAAAAGVTGGAAGPVGNGPAAPGNAAVPLLVAEAGGGVGAAGGAVLPAAVVVVCLTATAAAVAGTALASAASVVRDLRLPVSTGARSSLARRRRGPGAGFGGGRSGSEVPAARAAAMGVTAAGVAAGALLGEAGPVLVLGSALAVAASTNLPVLLYTLFWRRFTARGARWALHGGLVSAVGLTILSPLVSGHPQALLPELDLAVFPLCNPAPVSVPIGFLAGLSGTLLSRREAAGAVGHAETEVRALTGTGAV; encoded by the coding sequence ATGACCGTCGTCCCACCGCTCCCGGCGCTCCTGCTGCTGTGCGCGTCGGCCGTCGCCGTCCTGGTGCTCGCGCGCCGCACGGGCGTCGGCCGCCACGGCACCCTGGAGGAGTACCAGACGGGTGGGCGGCTGCTCTCTCCGGCGGAGAACGGTCTGGCCGCGGCCGGGGAACACCCCTCGGCCGCGGTCCTCCTCCCCCTCGCCGGGGCGGCCGCGCTCGGCGGCCCGGCGGGACCGCTCTGCGCCGCCGCCCTTCTCTCCGCCTGGCCGTTGGTCCTGCTCCTCGTCGCCGAGGCCGTCCGCAACTGCGGCCGGTTCACCCTCGCCGACGTGGTCGTGCTCCGGTTCGGGCAACGGTCGGTCCGCACCGCCGCGGGCGTGGTGTCCGTCGCGGTCTCGGTGCTCTGTGTGGCCGCCCAGACGGCCGGTGCGATCGCCCTGGTGGGGCTGCTCACGGTCGGCGCGGAACCCGAGGGGCCGGTGCTCTGCGTCGCCGCCGGCGCGGGGGCGCTGGTGGTGCTCCGGGGGGTGTACGGCGGCATGCGCACGACCACGCGCATCCTGACCGCGGTGACCGTCCCGCTCCTGGTGGGCGTCTGCGCGCTCGCCGTGTTCGCGCCGCCGTGGACCGGTACCGGCCCGGACGCGTCGGTCGGGTCGGCGGCCGTGGCGGCGGCCGGGTCGGGCGACGGGGACGTCCTCTCCCTCTTCCCGGGCCACGACGGCGGCGGGGCCGGGAAGGCGGATCTCGTGGCCCTCGGACTGGCGCTCGTCCTGGGCGCCGCCGGACTGCCCCACGTCCTGGCCCGGCTCACCGCCGTTCCCACCGCCCGGGCCGCCCGCCGCTCGGCGGTGTGGTCGGCCGGGACGGTCGGGCTGCTCTGCCCGGCCGCGGTGGTGCTCGGCCTCGGCGCGGCGGCCGCCGGTGTCACGGGCGGTGCGGCGGGGCCGGTGGGGAACGGTCCGGCCGCACCCGGGAACGCGGCCGTCCCGCTGCTGGTCGCCGAGGCGGGTGGCGGTGTGGGGGCGGCCGGGGGAGCCGTGCTGCCCGCGGCGGTCGTCGTGGTCTGCCTCACCGCCACCGCGGCCGCCGTGGCGGGCACCGCGCTCGCCTCCGCCGCCTCCGTCGTCCGCGACCTGCGCCTCCCCGTCTCGACGGGCGCCCGGTCCTCCCTCGCCCGCCGTCGTCGCGGCCCCGGGGCCGGTTTCGGCGGCGGACGGTCCGGGAGCGAGGTCCCGGCCGCTCGGGCCGCTGCCATGGGCGTCACCGCGGCGGGCGTCGCCGCGGGAGCGCTCCTGGGGGAGGCGGGCCCCGTCCTCGTCCTCGGCTCGGCCCTCGCGGTGGCCGCCTCCACCAACCTCCCCGTGCTGCTGTACACGCTCTTCTGGCGTCGTTTCACCGCGCGCGGCGCCCGGTGGGCCCTCCACGGCGGGCTCGTCTCCGCCGTCGGGCTCACGATCCTCTCCCCGCTCGTCTCCGGCCATCCGCAGGCCCTCCTGCCCGAGCTGGACCTCGCCGTCTTCCCCCTGTGCAACCCGGCTCCGGTCTCGGTCCCGATCGGGTTCCTCGCGGGACTGTCGGGGACGTTGCTCTCCCGCCGGGAGGCGGCCGGCGCGGTCGGTCACGCCGAGACGGAGGTACGGGCGTTGACGGGGACGGGCGCGGTGTGA
- a CDS encoding DUF485 domain-containing protein, which translates to MRIDDPWHDTLASGRGEGDGGLPAPGPGVETARTRSNGGAGSHADARAAARTAARLAVHRSAAFEEMRRRHRRFVLPAAGCLLLGHLAYAVASVAAPGLMARAPGGGPLTVGTLAALAQPVIALVVVRAYLGHARLHRDGTALELRWYAQDLARSADRRASGAPGAREPGEPVR; encoded by the coding sequence ATGCGCATCGACGATCCCTGGCACGACACACTCGCCTCCGGCCGGGGCGAGGGGGACGGCGGTCTCCCGGCGCCCGGACCGGGCGTCGAGACCGCTCGGACACGGTCGAACGGCGGCGCGGGGAGCCACGCGGACGCCCGTGCGGCGGCCCGGACCGCCGCCCGCCTGGCCGTCCACCGCAGCGCCGCCTTCGAGGAGATGCGTCGTCGCCACCGCCGCTTCGTCCTTCCGGCCGCCGGATGCCTCCTGCTCGGTCACCTGGCGTACGCGGTCGCGTCCGTCGCCGCTCCCGGTCTGATGGCCCGCGCGCCGGGCGGCGGTCCGCTCACGGTCGGAACGCTCGCCGCGCTCGCACAACCCGTGATCGCCCTCGTGGTGGTCCGGGCCTACCTGGGGCACGCGCGGCTGCACCGGGACGGGACGGCGCTCGAGCTGCGCTGGTACGCCCAGGACCTGGCGCGCTCGGCCGACCGCCGGGCTTCCGGCGCCCCGGGGGCGCGGGAGCCCGGGGAGCCGGTCCGATGA
- a CDS encoding RNA polymerase sigma factor: MSASTSRTLPAEIAESASVMALIERGKAEGQIAGDDVRRAFEADQIPQTQWKNVLRSLNQILDEEGVTLVVSAAEAPKRTRKSVAAKAPAKRTATRTVTARKATAKKAVAEPEPRSGSAEETAEETPAKPAKKATAKKATAKKTTAKKATAKKTAAKKTTAKKSDVDELLEGGDDVLVDEPPLKGGKVVEEPAVEPKNENEGFVLSDEDEDDAPAQQVAAAGATADPVKDYLKQIGKVPLLNAEQEVELAKRIEAGLFAEDKLANSDKLAPKLKRELEIIAEDGRRAKNHLLEANLRLVVSLAKRYTGRGMLFLDLIQEGNLGLIRAVEKFDYTKGYKFSTYATWWIRQAITRAMADQARTIRIPVHMVEVINKLARVQRQMLQDLGREPTPEELAKELDMTPEKVVEVQKYGREPISLHTPLGEDGDSEFGDLIEDSEAVVPADAVSFTLLQEQLHSVLDTLSEREAGVVSMRFGLTDGQPKTLDEIGKVYGVTRERIRQIESKTMSKLRHPSRSQVLRDYLD, translated from the coding sequence GTGTCGGCCAGCACATCCCGTACGCTCCCTGCGGAGATCGCCGAGTCCGCGTCTGTGATGGCGCTCATTGAGCGGGGAAAGGCCGAGGGGCAGATCGCCGGCGACGATGTGCGTCGGGCCTTCGAGGCTGACCAGATTCCGCAGACCCAGTGGAAGAACGTTCTGCGCAGCCTCAACCAGATCCTCGACGAGGAGGGGGTGACGCTGGTGGTGAGCGCCGCGGAGGCACCCAAGCGCACCCGCAAGAGCGTCGCGGCGAAGGCCCCGGCCAAGCGCACCGCCACCAGGACGGTCACAGCCCGCAAGGCCACCGCCAAGAAGGCCGTCGCGGAGCCGGAGCCCCGCTCCGGGAGCGCGGAGGAAACCGCGGAGGAGACTCCGGCGAAGCCCGCGAAGAAGGCGACGGCGAAGAAGGCCACCGCCAAGAAGACCACCGCCAAGAAGGCGACGGCGAAGAAGACCGCCGCCAAGAAGACCACCGCCAAGAAGAGCGACGTCGACGAGCTGCTCGAGGGTGGCGACGACGTGCTCGTCGACGAGCCTCCGCTGAAGGGCGGCAAGGTCGTCGAGGAGCCGGCCGTCGAGCCCAAGAACGAGAACGAGGGTTTCGTCCTGTCGGACGAGGACGAGGACGACGCCCCCGCCCAGCAGGTGGCCGCCGCCGGTGCCACCGCGGACCCGGTCAAGGACTACCTCAAACAGATCGGCAAGGTCCCCCTGCTCAACGCCGAGCAGGAGGTGGAACTGGCCAAGCGCATCGAGGCCGGTCTCTTCGCCGAGGACAAGCTCGCCAACAGCGACAAGCTCGCCCCCAAGCTCAAGCGCGAGCTGGAGATCATCGCCGAGGACGGCCGCCGGGCCAAGAACCACCTCCTGGAGGCCAACCTCCGTCTGGTGGTCTCCCTGGCCAAGCGGTACACCGGTCGCGGCATGCTCTTCCTGGACCTGATCCAGGAGGGCAATCTGGGACTCATCCGCGCGGTCGAGAAGTTCGACTACACCAAGGGTTACAAGTTCTCCACCTACGCCACCTGGTGGATTCGCCAGGCCATCACCCGCGCCATGGCCGACCAGGCTCGCACCATCCGCATCCCGGTGCACATGGTCGAGGTGATCAACAAGCTCGCACGCGTCCAGCGCCAGATGCTCCAGGACCTGGGCCGCGAGCCCACCCCGGAGGAGCTGGCCAAGGAACTCGACATGACCCCCGAGAAGGTCGTCGAGGTCCAGAAGTACGGTCGTGAGCCGATCTCCCTGCACACCCCCCTGGGTGAGGACGGCGACAGCGAGTTCGGTGATCTCATCGAGGACTCCGAGGCGGTCGTCCCGGCGGACGCGGTCAGCTTCACCCTCCTGCAGGAACAGCTCCACTCCGTGCTCGACACGCTCAGCGAGCGTGAGGCGGGCGTGGTCTCGATGCGCTTCGGCCTCACCGACGGCCAGCCCAAGACCCTGGACGAGATCGGCAAGGTCTACGGTGTGACCCGTGAGCGGATCCGCCAGATCGAGTCCAAGACGATGTCGAAGCTGCGCCACCCCTCCCGTTCCCAGGTTCTGCGGGACTACCTCGACTGA
- a CDS encoding FadR/GntR family transcriptional regulator translates to MLFTKALKAVRSTADKGCVTTLAHTMMTSARSADSGLTGPGEPDRYAYAESTGAVRATSVSAWDGGEADMARAGRRAAGNRGRGLHGQLVQQLGQMIVSGDLGADRPLVPEEIGQRFEVSRTVVRESLRVLEAKGLVSARPNVGTRVRPVGDWNLLDPDIIEWRAFGPQREDQRRELCELRWAIEPLAARLAAEHGRDEIHQRLADMVEIMGHTLAQGDALTFSRADAEFHALLLQAGGNRMLEHLSGIVAAALQVSGAASVGCERPTEALVAHHRRIADAVASGEGAAAESAVRQALAVSSPAEATVSATAGTPATASVPSTPGTADAPDRVVPPPREH, encoded by the coding sequence GTGCTTTTCACCAAAGCCCTCAAGGCCGTCCGGAGCACCGCCGACAAAGGATGCGTGACTACCCTTGCGCACACCATGATGACCTCGGCTCGCTCCGCCGACTCCGGCCTCACGGGTCCGGGCGAGCCGGACCGTTACGCCTATGCCGAGTCGACCGGCGCGGTCCGTGCCACCAGCGTCTCCGCCTGGGACGGCGGCGAAGCGGACATGGCGCGGGCCGGGCGCCGCGCCGCCGGGAACCGGGGGCGCGGGCTGCACGGCCAACTCGTCCAACAACTCGGCCAGATGATCGTTTCCGGGGATCTCGGCGCCGACCGCCCCCTGGTGCCCGAGGAGATCGGCCAACGCTTCGAGGTGTCCCGCACCGTCGTCCGCGAGTCGCTCCGGGTCCTTGAGGCCAAAGGCCTGGTCAGCGCACGCCCCAATGTCGGTACGCGGGTGCGCCCGGTCGGCGACTGGAACCTCCTCGACCCGGACATCATCGAGTGGCGCGCCTTCGGTCCGCAGCGAGAGGACCAGCGCCGCGAACTGTGCGAGCTGCGCTGGGCGATCGAGCCCCTGGCCGCCCGCCTCGCAGCGGAACACGGCCGCGACGAGATCCACCAGCGTCTCGCCGACATGGTCGAGATCATGGGGCACACGCTCGCCCAGGGGGACGCCCTGACCTTCTCCCGGGCGGACGCGGAGTTCCATGCCCTGCTCCTCCAGGCCGGCGGCAACCGGATGTTGGAACACCTGTCCGGGATCGTCGCCGCGGCCCTCCAGGTCTCCGGGGCGGCCTCGGTCGGGTGCGAACGCCCGACCGAGGCCCTGGTGGCCCACCACCGGAGGATCGCCGACGCCGTCGCCTCCGGGGAGGGCGCCGCCGCCGAGAGCGCGGTGCGCCAGGCGTTGGCCGTCTCCTCCCCCGCCGAGGCCACCGTGTCCGCGACCGCCGGAACTCCCGCGACCGCCTCCGTCCCCTCCACACCCGGGACGGCCGACGCTCCCGACCGTGTGGTGCCTCCCCCTCGCGAGCACTGA
- a CDS encoding DUF7455 domain-containing protein, translated as MTTVLTPASPLTAADRCDRCGAQAYLRVVLVSGGELLFCAHHGRKFEPELKKIAAEIQDETERLNAAPGTAGDSER; from the coding sequence GTGACTACTGTTCTGACCCCCGCGAGCCCGCTGACGGCCGCTGACCGCTGCGACCGCTGCGGCGCCCAGGCATACCTGCGTGTGGTGCTCGTCAGCGGTGGGGAGCTGCTGTTCTGCGCCCACCACGGCCGCAAGTTCGAGCCGGAACTCAAGAAGATCGCCGCGGAGATACAGGACGAGACGGAGCGGCTCAACGCCGCTCCCGGTACCGCGGGCGACAGCGAGCGCTGA
- a CDS encoding DNA gyrase/topoisomerase IV subunit B: MPSTALLTGADRDGSNYTARHLLVLEGLEAVRKRPGMYIGSTDSRGLMHCLWEIIDNSVDEALGGHCDHIEVVLHEDGSVEVRDNGRGIPVDVEPKTGLSGVEVVMTKLHAGGKFGGGSYAASGGLHGVGASVVNALSARLDVEVDRGGRTHSISFRRGVPGIFTESGPDAPFDPASGLRKDKKIPKSRTGTRVRYWADRQIFLKDARLSLENLHARARQTAFLVPGLTIVVRDERGIDGAPPVEEVFHYDGGISEFCEFLAQDRPICDVLRLTGQGTFKETVPVLDERGHMIPTEVTRELGVDVALRWGTGYDTTVRSFVNIIATPKGGTHVAGFERAVTRTVNEVLRSTKLLRVAEDDIVKDDALEGMTAVVTVRLAEPQFEGQTKEVLGTSAASRIVAQVVSKELKAFLTSTKRDAKQQARAVLEKAVAAARTRIAARQHKEAQRRKTALESSSLPAKLADCRSDDVERSELFIVEGDSALGTAKLARNSEFQALLPIRGKILNVQKSSVSDMLKNAECGAIIQVIGAGSGRTFDIDQARYGKVIFLADADVDGAHIRCLLLTLFQRYMRPMVEQGRVFSAVPPLHRIELINPKRGQSKYLYTYSDNELRQTLLELQSKRIRYKESIQRYKGLGEMDADQLAETTMDPRHRTLRRINISDLEAAEKTFDLLMGNEVAPRKEFITTSAATLDRSRIDV, translated from the coding sequence ATGCCGTCCACCGCCCTGCTCACCGGTGCGGACCGTGACGGCTCCAACTACACCGCGCGGCACCTGCTCGTCCTCGAAGGGCTGGAGGCGGTGCGCAAGCGGCCCGGCATGTACATCGGCTCGACCGACAGCCGGGGCCTCATGCACTGCCTCTGGGAGATCATCGACAACTCCGTCGACGAGGCGCTCGGAGGGCACTGCGACCACATCGAGGTGGTCCTCCACGAGGACGGCTCGGTCGAGGTGCGGGACAACGGCCGCGGCATCCCCGTCGACGTCGAGCCCAAGACGGGCCTGTCCGGCGTCGAGGTCGTGATGACCAAGCTGCATGCCGGCGGCAAGTTCGGCGGCGGATCGTACGCCGCCTCCGGCGGCCTGCACGGTGTCGGCGCCTCCGTCGTCAACGCCCTGTCCGCCCGGCTCGACGTCGAGGTCGACCGCGGTGGCCGTACCCACTCCATCAGCTTCCGGCGCGGGGTCCCCGGCATCTTCACCGAGTCCGGCCCCGACGCCCCCTTCGATCCGGCGAGCGGTCTGCGCAAGGACAAGAAGATTCCCAAGAGCCGGACGGGCACCCGGGTGCGGTACTGGGCCGACCGGCAGATCTTCCTGAAGGACGCCCGGCTCTCCCTGGAGAACCTGCACGCCCGCGCCCGCCAGACGGCCTTCCTGGTGCCCGGCCTGACGATCGTCGTCCGCGACGAGCGCGGGATCGACGGCGCCCCGCCCGTCGAGGAGGTCTTCCACTACGACGGCGGGATCAGCGAGTTCTGCGAGTTCCTCGCCCAGGACAGGCCGATCTGCGACGTGCTGCGCCTGACGGGCCAGGGCACCTTCAAGGAGACCGTCCCCGTCCTGGACGAGCGCGGTCACATGATCCCCACCGAGGTCACCCGCGAACTGGGGGTGGACGTCGCGCTGCGCTGGGGCACGGGCTACGACACCACCGTCAGGTCGTTCGTCAACATCATCGCCACGCCCAAGGGCGGCACCCACGTCGCCGGCTTCGAGCGGGCGGTGACCCGGACGGTGAACGAGGTGCTGCGCTCCACCAAGCTGTTGCGCGTCGCCGAGGACGACATCGTCAAGGACGACGCTCTGGAGGGCATGACGGCGGTCGTCACCGTACGGCTGGCCGAACCGCAGTTCGAGGGGCAGACCAAGGAGGTCCTGGGTACCTCGGCGGCCTCCCGCATCGTCGCCCAGGTCGTCTCCAAGGAGCTCAAGGCGTTCCTGACCTCCACCAAGCGCGACGCCAAGCAGCAGGCCCGCGCGGTGCTGGAGAAGGCCGTCGCCGCGGCCCGCACCCGTATCGCCGCCCGCCAGCACAAGGAGGCGCAGCGCCGCAAGACGGCCCTGGAGTCCTCCTCCCTCCCGGCCAAGCTCGCCGACTGCCGCAGCGACGACGTCGAGCGCAGCGAGTTGTTCATCGTGGAGGGCGATTCGGCGCTGGGCACCGCCAAGCTCGCTCGGAACTCGGAGTTCCAGGCGCTGTTGCCGATTCGCGGCAAGATCCTCAACGTTCAGAAGTCGTCCGTCTCGGACATGCTGAAGAACGCCGAGTGCGGCGCGATCATCCAGGTCATAGGAGCGGGGTCCGGCCGGACCTTCGACATCGACCAGGCGCGTTACGGCAAGGTGATCTTCCTGGCCGACGCCGACGTCGACGGCGCGCACATCCGCTGCCTGCTGCTGACGCTCTTCCAGCGCTACATGCGTCCGATGGTCGAACAGGGACGCGTCTTCTCCGCGGTGCCGCCGTTGCACCGGATCGAGTTGATCAACCCCAAGCGGGGACAGAGCAAGTACCTGTACACCTACTCCGACAACGAGCTGCGTCAGACCCTGCTGGAGCTCCAGAGCAAGAGGATCCGCTACAAGGAGTCCATCCAGCGCTACAAGGGCCTGGGCGAGATGGACGCCGACCAGTTGGCGGAGACGACGATGGACCCGCGTCACCGCACCCTGCGACGCATCAACATCAGCGACCTGGAGGCCGCCGAGAAGACCTTCGACCTGCTGATGGGCAACGAGGTCGCGCCCCGCAAGGAGTTCATCACCACCTCGGCGGCGACGCTGGACCGGTCCCGGATCGACGTCTGA